The Phycisphaeraceae bacterium genome segment TGATCAAACTGATCGCGATCGTGTCGGTCGTGTTCGCGGGTTTCATCGTGGCCTACGGGCCGACGGTGGCGGGGATGATTGGGTTGTAGGCGAGCAGAACTCCCCGGCTGGAGCGTCCGAATAACTTGGGGTACCTTCGCGGTTTCTACCGACAATTCTGTCACCCGGTTCCGAGCTTCGGCTAAAGTCTCTGTAGGGGAGTCAGTCAGTTTCACCGATGCATCATCACGAACGTCGTCAGGAACGTGCCCACGGGAGGGAGTGACATGTCCAAAGCCACCACACCGATTCTGGACGGCACACGCCACGCATCAGCAGACTCACTGCTACGCGAAGCGATGAAGCACCCCGGCGTGTGCGACTTGATTCGCGTCTGGCAGGTTTGGCAGCGGTTCGACCACGAGGTCTCTGAATTGCGCCGAGCAACATCGCCGAGAATCATCACTTGGGTATCTGGTGGAACGACCGCGAACCGCTGAACGGGGTAAACTTGCGGATGCCGACGTGGAGCGGGATACTCAACGAGTTGATTTCTGCAACGCGGGAGAATGGACTTCCCCCTTTCGATGTTGTGCGTCGAAAGTACTTGGTGCGGCTTTCTGAGCACACCGGACGGCCAGTGATTCTCTACGCGACCCGTTTCACTCAGGACGGCGTGCCGCTTCCGCCGGACCTTGTGAGCATCACCGAAGAGGACGGGCAGGGCCTGATGGAGGTCGTTCACGGGTTGTCGGGAGGTGCCGTCGACATCATCCTCCACAGTCCCGGCGGCTCTCCAATGGCCGCAGAAGCGATGGTGTGCTATTTGCGCTCGAAGTTCAACGACATTCGCGTCGTCGTGCCTCATCTCGCGATGTCCGCAGCAACCATGATCGCGTGTGCAGCCGACGTGATTGTATTGGGCAAGCACTCGTTCCTCGGGCCGACTGACCCACAAATCATACTTCAAACGGCGCTTGGTGCGAGGATGGTTCCTGCTCACGCGATTCTGATTCAGTTTGAACAGGCCATCAAGGAGTGCTCGGATCCGACGCGAATTGGAGCATATCTTCCGATGTTGCCGCAGTACGGTCCCGACCTCCTGGCGACCTGCAGCAACGTGATTCAGATGTCAGAGGGCCTCGTCGCGAGCTGGTTGAGGAAGTACATGTTCAGAGGGGACGCGGCTGCGGATAGGAAGGCCACAGAAATCTCAAAGTGGCTCTCCGATCACCCGACCCATGGAGTGCATAGTCGCCATCTCTCTCGGGACGAACTGGAGGCGAAGGGTCTGAAGATTCAGCACCTTGAGCAGGATCAGACGGCGCAGGATCTCTTTCTCTCGGTCTTCCACGCGACAACCCATACGTTTAGCGGAACGACGGCTGTGAAGATCATCGAGAACAACCTGGGACGAGCGTTCATCAAGCAAGTGCAGATGAGTGTTCCCGCGCAGGGACACGAGATTCCAAGGGCTGCACAAGCTCCGATCGAACAATCCAGAACCAGTCGGGCACCGGTTGTCGAGCGATGAGCGCGACGCGAGCGCCAGCGCGAGACGGGCGGTTGTTGCAATGACTCGCGCGTTCTGGCACAGCCGCACGGCTCTCCACAGTCACCGTCCGTCACCGGCTCGTGGGTGACTACCGAATCCTCTACACGATTGAGCCGCATCGCGTCGTCGTGCTCTACGTCCGTCACGGCGCCCGTCGGCGACTGCGACGGAAGGAACGCCGCGATCCACCCGTCTAGCATCGCCCCGCCGGAAACGCCCATGCCCCGAACCCGCGCCAAGACCCAATCCGACGCCGTCCACGCCTTCGCGATCGAAGCCGCGCAACTGCTCGCCGACCGCAAGTGCGATGACATCCGCCTGATCGACGTGCGAGGCCTGTCGCAGGTGTGCGACTACACCCTCATCGCCTCGGGCACCAGCGAGCGGCAGATGAAGTCAATCGCCGATGAACTTGAGGACCTGGGCGCCGAGCGGGGCATGACCGTCTTCCGACGCGACGCCGACGCGGGGAACACGTGGGTGGTCATCGACTGCGTGGACGTGGTGACGCACCTCTTCGAGCCCAACACGCGCTTCTACTACGACCTCGAGTCGCTGTGGAGCGGCGGCAAGGTCATCGACTGGCGCCGCGCCGATCAGAAGAAGACCC includes the following:
- a CDS encoding serine protease; the protein is MPTWSGILNELISATRENGLPPFDVVRRKYLVRLSEHTGRPVILYATRFTQDGVPLPPDLVSITEEDGQGLMEVVHGLSGGAVDIILHSPGGSPMAAEAMVCYLRSKFNDIRVVVPHLAMSAATMIACAADVIVLGKHSFLGPTDPQIILQTALGARMVPAHAILIQFEQAIKECSDPTRIGAYLPMLPQYGPDLLATCSNVIQMSEGLVASWLRKYMFRGDAAADRKATEISKWLSDHPTHGVHSRHLSRDELEAKGLKIQHLEQDQTAQDLFLSVFHATTHTFSGTTAVKIIENNLGRAFIKQVQMSVPAQGHEIPRAAQAPIEQSRTSRAPVVER
- the rsfS gene encoding ribosome silencing factor — translated: MPRTRAKTQSDAVHAFAIEAAQLLADRKCDDIRLIDVRGLSQVCDYTLIASGTSERQMKSIADELEDLGAERGMTVFRRDADAGNTWVVIDCVDVVTHLFEPNTRFYYDLESLWSGGKVIDWRRADQKKTHQFDGEIGLAANADGV